Proteins co-encoded in one Catalinimonas alkaloidigena genomic window:
- a CDS encoding DUF1156 domain-containing protein, giving the protein MPSLQDTRLIETGFPLKETSLDSVHEKNVRHGHISTLHIWPARRPLAACRAALLTTLLRDPIDSERRTELLRKIGGTLKDDPDQPGKQVTQGGVLHWGNESSPVMDELREAIREVYPFEPPKVMDPFCGGGATMLEAMRLGCDVTAADLNPVAWFILKCTLEYPQRIGKERRKLPEFAHQLPHFLVDYRKAIKTSGAGAQTNIFEEQPVALDWHVRLWGHWVLEQTRADLAAFYPTVNGQTTVAYLWARTVTCKNCRATLPLLKTRWLCKKENKRVLLTMEPHQDRTGVTFGIDENVPKKGKGAKLREHDKKLGAGTISRAGAQCPCCGQIMPSEDLREAGKTGKMGQMMTAVVIEETSKKKGGRKPGKAYRLPTQDDLSVAEKAADHLTELYADIPFGLPDEPTPKSGGGASRAFSVDGFGLDQWHKLFTSRQLLTLGALVKYTRAVPVAMKKEGYADHWIEAIVSYLALGVDRQVDRLSALCRWDMGYTKIANTLTRFALPIVWDFAEGNPFSNSTGSYLSNLEWIARYIAHSLDATKQSSKSSIRNVNAISTTEENTADIVLTDPPYYDAIPYSALMDFFYVWLRRTIYGLSPEIDEAFKEPLAPKWDHNRNEGELIDDAARFEGNKEVSKKAYEDGMARAFEACHRALKDDGRLVIVFAHKKADAWETLVSAIIRAGFVVDASWPIQTEMGNRTRAQASAALSSSIWLVCRKRTELRPGWDNKVLKEMDEKIPERLRRFYNDGIQGPDFLWAAIGPALEAYSAYPFVKKANEPGAVMTVREFLQHARQRVVDFAVGAVVEKSNDGKAVDTAALDEISAYYILHRWSFGHEEVPVGVCIQFATSCGLDDRQLTVGYDLLAPGKARKKATTDEDDDGAEDEPLEADDKNTLRLKTWSQRSRDSLGYEAPGGRPVPLIDQVHRLLKLFRKGEVAKVDDFVREHGLRQHPRFGDYLQAVIELAKNQSEEHSLLSSLQNHMKRQGEQRAGKSTSNQLSIKA; this is encoded by the coding sequence ATGCCATCCCTTCAAGACACACGTCTCATTGAGACAGGGTTTCCTCTAAAAGAGACCTCCCTAGATTCCGTTCACGAGAAGAACGTTCGGCACGGTCACATTTCAACGTTGCATATCTGGCCCGCCCGACGACCCCTAGCCGCTTGCCGGGCGGCGTTGCTGACAACGTTGCTGCGTGACCCGATTGACTCCGAAAGGCGTACGGAGTTGCTGCGGAAGATTGGTGGCACGCTGAAAGATGATCCAGACCAACCAGGGAAACAGGTTACGCAGGGGGGCGTGTTGCACTGGGGGAACGAGAGCAGCCCGGTAATGGACGAACTGCGAGAGGCAATTCGTGAGGTTTATCCTTTCGAACCGCCGAAAGTGATGGACCCCTTCTGCGGAGGTGGTGCAACGATGCTAGAGGCTATGCGGCTGGGTTGCGACGTGACGGCCGCCGACCTAAACCCGGTGGCGTGGTTTATTCTGAAGTGCACGTTGGAGTACCCCCAACGCATTGGGAAAGAGCGCCGAAAGCTACCGGAGTTTGCTCACCAATTACCGCACTTTCTGGTCGATTATCGAAAAGCAATCAAAACATCTGGTGCAGGTGCTCAAACCAACATTTTTGAGGAGCAACCAGTGGCTTTAGATTGGCACGTACGGCTATGGGGGCACTGGGTGCTTGAGCAAACTCGTGCTGACCTGGCGGCGTTCTACCCGACCGTGAACGGCCAGACTACGGTGGCTTATTTGTGGGCACGCACGGTGACGTGCAAGAACTGCCGGGCCACGTTGCCGTTATTGAAGACCCGGTGGCTTTGCAAGAAGGAAAACAAGCGGGTGCTGCTCACGATGGAGCCGCACCAAGACCGGACAGGCGTGACATTCGGCATCGACGAAAATGTACCAAAGAAGGGCAAAGGAGCTAAACTACGAGAGCACGACAAGAAACTTGGAGCTGGAACCATTTCAAGGGCGGGCGCACAGTGCCCCTGCTGCGGACAGATTATGCCGTCGGAAGATCTTAGAGAGGCCGGAAAGACGGGCAAAATGGGTCAGATGATGACGGCTGTAGTAATAGAGGAGACCAGTAAAAAGAAAGGGGGGCGTAAACCTGGCAAAGCTTACCGGCTTCCTACCCAAGACGACCTGTCTGTCGCTGAGAAAGCAGCCGATCATCTGACGGAACTCTACGCTGATATTCCATTCGGTTTGCCGGACGAGCCTACTCCTAAAAGCGGTGGGGGGGCTAGCCGTGCGTTTTCTGTGGATGGTTTTGGACTTGATCAGTGGCATAAACTATTCACTTCACGCCAACTCCTCACCTTAGGAGCACTCGTCAAGTATACTCGCGCTGTTCCTGTAGCTATGAAAAAAGAGGGTTATGCTGATCACTGGATAGAGGCTATTGTATCTTATTTGGCTCTGGGTGTTGACAGACAAGTTGATAGGCTATCTGCTTTGTGCAGATGGGATATGGGCTATACTAAGATTGCTAATACCTTAACCAGGTTTGCACTTCCTATCGTTTGGGACTTTGCTGAAGGAAATCCATTCTCAAATTCGACTGGCAGCTATTTATCAAATCTTGAATGGATTGCTCGTTATATCGCCCACTCACTAGACGCCACCAAGCAATCATCTAAATCCTCCATTCGCAATGTGAATGCAATTTCTACAACAGAGGAGAATACTGCTGACATCGTCTTGACAGACCCACCTTATTACGACGCCATTCCTTATTCGGCGTTGATGGATTTCTTCTACGTCTGGCTAAGGCGTACAATATACGGTCTTTCTCCAGAGATCGACGAAGCTTTTAAAGAACCGCTTGCACCCAAATGGGACCACAATCGGAACGAAGGTGAATTAATTGATGATGCCGCCCGGTTTGAGGGAAATAAAGAGGTTTCAAAGAAGGCTTACGAAGACGGCATGGCACGGGCCTTTGAGGCTTGCCACCGGGCGTTGAAAGACGACGGTAGGCTTGTGATTGTCTTCGCCCACAAGAAGGCTGACGCCTGGGAGACGCTAGTTTCGGCTATCATCCGAGCGGGATTCGTGGTGGACGCAAGTTGGCCTATTCAAACGGAGATGGGCAACCGTACCCGGGCGCAAGCCTCGGCAGCCCTCTCCTCATCTATCTGGTTGGTGTGCCGCAAACGCACAGAACTCCGCCCCGGTTGGGACAACAAGGTACTTAAAGAAATGGACGAGAAAATTCCCGAACGGCTGCGGAGATTCTATAATGATGGTATTCAAGGACCAGACTTTCTGTGGGCGGCCATCGGTCCTGCCCTGGAAGCTTACAGTGCTTATCCATTCGTGAAGAAAGCCAATGAACCGGGGGCAGTGATGACCGTCCGCGAGTTTCTTCAACACGCCCGCCAACGGGTGGTCGACTTTGCTGTGGGTGCTGTCGTCGAAAAATCTAACGACGGGAAGGCCGTCGATACAGCTGCGCTCGACGAGATCAGCGCCTACTACATTTTGCACCGTTGGAGTTTCGGTCACGAAGAAGTGCCAGTGGGGGTTTGCATTCAGTTTGCAACTTCTTGCGGGCTGGATGACCGCCAACTTACGGTCGGGTACGACCTACTAGCCCCTGGCAAGGCGCGTAAGAAGGCAACGACCGACGAAGACGATGACGGAGCGGAAGATGAACCGCTAGAAGCCGATGATAAGAACACACTGCGCCTTAAGACCTGGTCTCAGCGTTCGCGTGACTCGCTCGGTTATGAAGCTCCAGGTGGACGTCCAGTGCCCTTGATCGACCAAGTACATAGACTGTTGAAGCTATTTCGAAAAGGTGAAGTGGCCAAGGTTGATGATTTCGTAAGGGAGCACGGTTTGCGGCAGCACCCTCGATTTGGAGATTACCTACAGGCCGTGATAGAACTCGCTAAAAACCAGAGCGAGGAGCACTCGCTGTTAAGTTCTTTACAAAACCATATGAAGCGTCAAGGCGAACAACGCGCCGGTAAATCTACCAGCAACCAGTTATCGATTAAAGCATGA
- a CDS encoding DUF499 domain-containing protein has protein sequence MSTARSNAWHQVAKLRSDLLTGELPQHLFAADLYEVVMQRGEREMYEDPRQFFARTFVTHSIRELAGDVGERLAGRSSKAVRQLALNYGGGKTHTQITLYHLFSHPKALVDIPTAADLLEKFRGHVPKARVAALSFDKLDVKLGMEVRAPNGNTRRLLYAWNVLAYQLAGDQGLEVLHGQAFSEERDTPPSELVLSNLFQIPESEGLAVLILLDEVMMYARNWVGTNLLRQGQLRDFFQSLTQAAAKAKQCAVVASLLGNDPSVRDNIGKSIEVELMQIFNRQEEARIQPVAKEDIADVLRRQFFESESLTEEVRRKNTVTPLDGLAKIDQQTEQHKRREKARFEASYPFHPDLTEVFYTKWAQMENFQQTRGILRVFALALREAAVWEDTSLLIGPNVFLAAPNTGKLSEGLRELAEIASVHAARAGDAPQWSRLLERELGHARQAQELTVDLKNREVEQAVVTTFLHSQPIGQEARLRELILLMGHTYPIKINLYKGLRMWANTSWFLDDEKLGQKDAEGIPEVWRLGFKPNLTQMQADARRNRVSDQQVEAILTEQIESLQSLTKGVKALDIALSKLPRTPGDITDNPAFKFVILPPSAASEANKPSEVAKRFLETYTNLERPRVYKNSMLCVAPSASGLETVREAIRDMRAWEWVEQEVKNQGGDVYRRSQASTRFNEAKRRVPDAVKAAYCIVITFSEKNQIIAFQATPTDEQPLFEIIKADKSARIQETAIEPSALLPDGPYEIWGEGEPFKKVRDMVDAFFQYPRLPKVLQPEAVRNTIKLGCRRGIFVLRYRLPDGSMKTYWRAEIESIKWDEDSLVLMLPEKAELTELTPALLAPGALPDLWQGETITLGDLYTYFAGGKEVIDPPTDEQPYPDLTFVPKAAPDLIQQAVISAVRSGNLMISDEKIMLWKEEVPPGVLKDTTVINHRPDALPYETILPDALPEAWSGKSTNAKSIFDALMQKRGRLPWTQVQQVISSAKKNHQIQSSLTSGEWPCELVDAVKAQFELYLHNRPANGADEAPLQTIGTPTQKFATVTPEAIQDLADNMGELLEATAGYDLQFRLDMSFGEGQEIPTEVKDRVNNILKEFSNDIRVT, from the coding sequence ATGAGTACTGCACGATCTAATGCATGGCACCAAGTGGCTAAGTTGCGCTCAGACCTGCTCACAGGTGAATTACCTCAGCACCTTTTTGCGGCCGACCTGTACGAAGTGGTCATGCAGCGAGGCGAACGCGAGATGTACGAAGACCCACGGCAGTTCTTTGCCCGCACGTTTGTGACGCACAGCATTCGTGAACTGGCCGGTGATGTAGGCGAACGCCTTGCGGGGCGGTCGAGCAAAGCGGTGCGGCAACTAGCGTTGAACTACGGTGGTGGTAAGACCCACACGCAGATCACGCTTTACCACCTATTCAGCCATCCAAAAGCATTAGTTGATATACCGACAGCAGCGGATCTATTGGAGAAATTTCGTGGTCACGTACCAAAAGCGAGGGTAGCGGCGCTCTCATTCGACAAACTAGACGTAAAACTTGGGATGGAGGTCCGTGCACCCAACGGCAATACACGGCGCCTATTGTATGCCTGGAACGTGCTGGCCTATCAACTGGCGGGTGATCAGGGCCTGGAAGTACTACACGGCCAGGCATTCTCTGAGGAGCGCGACACCCCTCCATCAGAACTGGTGCTGTCAAATCTTTTTCAGATTCCTGAATCAGAAGGATTGGCGGTACTCATCTTACTCGACGAAGTGATGATGTACGCTCGTAACTGGGTAGGAACCAACTTACTTCGGCAAGGCCAACTTCGCGACTTCTTTCAATCGCTCACACAAGCCGCAGCTAAGGCAAAGCAGTGCGCTGTGGTGGCGTCTTTGCTGGGAAATGATCCAAGCGTTCGCGACAATATTGGTAAAAGCATCGAGGTGGAATTGATGCAAATCTTCAACCGTCAGGAAGAAGCCAGGATACAGCCTGTTGCGAAAGAAGACATCGCCGATGTATTGCGTCGTCAGTTCTTCGAATCAGAATCACTAACTGAGGAAGTACGACGGAAAAACACCGTAACTCCACTAGACGGATTGGCAAAGATCGACCAACAGACTGAGCAACACAAAAGACGAGAGAAGGCGCGCTTCGAAGCTAGCTATCCTTTTCATCCTGACTTGACAGAAGTTTTCTACACCAAATGGGCACAGATGGAAAATTTCCAGCAGACGCGCGGAATTCTGAGGGTGTTTGCGCTCGCTTTGCGCGAAGCGGCTGTTTGGGAGGATACATCGTTGCTGATAGGACCGAATGTTTTTCTGGCTGCGCCGAATACAGGAAAGCTATCAGAAGGGTTACGGGAACTGGCCGAGATTGCGTCAGTCCACGCTGCCAGAGCTGGTGATGCGCCACAGTGGAGCCGTCTATTGGAGCGCGAATTGGGGCACGCCCGCCAGGCTCAAGAGCTTACAGTCGATCTGAAGAATCGAGAGGTAGAGCAGGCAGTTGTAACCACATTTCTGCACTCGCAGCCTATTGGGCAAGAGGCGCGGTTGCGGGAGTTAATATTACTGATGGGTCACACCTACCCTATTAAAATCAACCTCTACAAAGGACTACGCATGTGGGCCAACACGTCGTGGTTTCTAGATGACGAAAAGCTAGGTCAGAAAGACGCTGAGGGTATTCCAGAAGTGTGGCGTTTGGGCTTCAAACCGAACCTGACGCAGATGCAGGCCGATGCACGGCGCAACCGAGTGTCAGACCAACAAGTAGAGGCCATCCTGACGGAGCAAATCGAGTCACTTCAGAGCTTGACGAAGGGAGTTAAGGCCCTCGACATCGCTCTTTCAAAGCTTCCGCGAACGCCAGGCGACATCACCGATAACCCAGCATTTAAATTCGTTATTCTTCCGCCGTCGGCAGCTAGTGAAGCCAACAAGCCGAGTGAAGTAGCGAAGCGGTTCCTAGAAACTTATACCAATTTGGAGAGGCCAAGAGTTTACAAAAACTCTATGCTCTGCGTTGCTCCGTCTGCCTCTGGTTTGGAGACGGTGAGAGAGGCCATCCGGGATATGAGGGCTTGGGAATGGGTGGAGCAAGAGGTAAAAAATCAGGGGGGAGACGTTTATCGGCGCAGTCAAGCCTCGACAAGATTTAATGAAGCTAAGCGTAGAGTTCCAGATGCGGTAAAAGCAGCATACTGCATTGTGATTACCTTTTCTGAGAAAAACCAGATCATTGCCTTTCAAGCAACGCCCACCGACGAACAACCCCTGTTTGAGATCATCAAGGCGGACAAATCAGCTCGAATCCAAGAGACGGCAATTGAACCTTCTGCACTGCTACCCGATGGCCCATATGAGATATGGGGGGAAGGCGAGCCGTTTAAAAAAGTACGCGATATGGTTGATGCGTTCTTTCAGTACCCCCGTCTACCCAAAGTGCTTCAGCCGGAAGCGGTTCGTAATACCATCAAACTCGGGTGTAGACGGGGCATTTTTGTGCTTCGGTATAGACTCCCGGATGGTTCAATGAAGACGTACTGGCGTGCGGAGATCGAAAGCATCAAATGGGATGAGGATAGCCTAGTGCTGATGTTGCCGGAAAAAGCCGAGTTGACAGAGCTGACTCCCGCATTGTTAGCACCTGGAGCTTTGCCTGACTTATGGCAAGGTGAGACTATCACACTCGGAGATCTGTACACATATTTTGCAGGTGGAAAAGAGGTAATTGATCCACCTACCGACGAGCAACCGTATCCAGATCTAACCTTTGTACCGAAGGCTGCTCCGGACTTGATTCAGCAAGCCGTGATCTCGGCAGTACGCTCCGGAAACCTGATGATCTCGGACGAAAAGATAATGCTGTGGAAGGAAGAGGTTCCGCCTGGTGTTTTGAAGGACACCACAGTCATTAACCATCGCCCCGACGCTTTACCCTACGAAACCATCTTACCAGACGCATTGCCCGAAGCCTGGAGCGGCAAGTCGACCAATGCTAAGTCGATATTCGACGCCTTGATGCAGAAGCGAGGGCGCTTGCCGTGGACCCAAGTTCAACAGGTGATCTCGTCTGCTAAAAAAAACCATCAGATACAATCATCGCTAACTAGCGGAGAATGGCCTTGCGAATTAGTTGACGCTGTAAAAGCACAGTTCGAACTATACCTGCACAACAGGCCAGCCAACGGAGCAGATGAGGCCCCACTACAAACGATTGGCACCCCAACCCAAAAGTTCGCAACGGTTACTCCCGAAGCCATTCAGGATTTGGCCGACAACATGGGAGAGTTGTTGGAAGCAACAGCGGGCTACGATCTGCAGTTTCGACTAGATATGTCATTTGGAGAAGGGCAAGAGATCCCAACAGAAGTGAAAGATCGAGTGAACAATATCTTAAAAGAGTTTTCTAATGATATCAGGGTCACATAG
- a CDS encoding site-specific integrase, translated as MKPTLPIASRTSSALVLPADSIASNTAQYLESGLQGAPNTQRAYRADLADFEAFLVSRGEVLAPATAATLADYLSAMADRGLKWATLRRRLSALVKWHELQGLDNPTLNPLVQHVLTGIKRQIRTRQRQAPAFEIGEFKRALDAIPHDRLAGWRDRALLLMGLAGAFRRSELVALNLEDLRFERDALLVDVVRSKTDQTGEGDWKALYYSPYLEYCPVRTVQHWIEQLGRTTGALFVSLRKGERLTGNRLSDKGVARITKRWLGEDYSAHSLRASFVTIAKRNGQDDLAVMRQTKHKSTEMIHRYTRIQDVTVHNAAKELGL; from the coding sequence ATGAAACCCACCCTGCCTATCGCCTCGCGTACCTCTTCCGCCCTGGTCCTGCCCGCTGACTCCATCGCTAGCAACACGGCCCAGTACCTGGAAAGCGGCTTGCAAGGCGCCCCCAACACCCAGCGCGCCTACCGTGCCGACCTGGCCGACTTTGAAGCCTTCCTGGTCTCCCGCGGCGAAGTGCTCGCCCCGGCCACCGCGGCCACGCTGGCTGACTACCTCTCTGCCATGGCCGATCGGGGGCTGAAGTGGGCCACCCTGCGCCGCCGCCTCTCCGCCCTGGTGAAATGGCACGAGCTCCAGGGCCTGGACAATCCCACCCTCAACCCGCTGGTGCAACACGTGCTGACCGGCATCAAGCGCCAGATCCGTACCCGCCAGCGGCAGGCCCCCGCCTTCGAGATCGGAGAATTCAAGCGGGCCCTGGACGCGATCCCCCACGACCGTTTGGCGGGATGGCGCGACCGCGCCCTGCTCCTGATGGGCCTGGCCGGGGCCTTTCGCCGCTCCGAGCTGGTGGCCTTGAACCTGGAGGACTTGCGTTTTGAACGAGATGCCTTGCTGGTGGACGTGGTCCGTTCCAAGACCGACCAGACCGGCGAAGGCGATTGGAAAGCGCTCTATTATTCTCCCTACCTGGAGTACTGTCCCGTCCGCACGGTGCAGCACTGGATTGAGCAATTGGGGCGTACGACCGGGGCCCTGTTTGTCAGCCTGCGCAAAGGCGAGCGCCTCACCGGGAATCGGCTCTCCGACAAGGGAGTGGCCCGCATCACCAAGCGCTGGCTGGGGGAAGACTACTCGGCCCACAGCCTGCGCGCCTCCTTTGTCACCATTGCCAAGCGCAATGGGCAGGACGATTTGGCCGTCATGCGCCAGACCAAACATAAGTCGACCGAGATGATCCATCGCTACACGCGCATCCAGGACGTCACCGTCCACAACGCCGCCAAAGAACTCGGCCTGTAG